The following proteins come from a genomic window of Micavibrio aeruginosavorus EPB:
- a CDS encoding HNH endonuclease — MSAITPLEQCPALILNADFRPLSYFPLSLWSWQDAIKAIFRESVVVVSEYERVISSPSHQMRLPSVLALKEYVPMERAPAFTRFNVFLRDGFECQYCGDTFRTQELTFDHVIPRSRGGRTTWDNIVTACQGCNLAKGSMTPRECGMFPMTDPIQPSIFELQENGRRFPPNFLHRSWGDFLYWDTELVDQ; from the coding sequence ATGAGTGCTATAACTCCCCTTGAACAATGTCCGGCTCTGATCCTGAATGCGGATTTCAGACCGTTGAGTTATTTCCCTCTCTCACTCTGGTCGTGGCAGGACGCGATTAAAGCAATCTTCCGCGAATCCGTTGTCGTTGTGTCGGAATATGAACGCGTGATCAGCTCGCCATCGCATCAGATGCGGCTGCCCAGCGTTCTGGCGCTGAAGGAATACGTGCCCATGGAACGGGCACCGGCCTTTACGCGATTTAACGTGTTCCTGAGGGATGGGTTTGAATGCCAGTATTGTGGCGATACCTTCAGGACGCAAGAGTTGACGTTCGATCATGTGATCCCGCGGTCACGGGGCGGACGTACAACCTGGGACAATATCGTCACGGCCTGTCAGGGATGTAACTTGGCCAAAGGCAGCATGACCCCACGCGAGTGTGGCATGTTTCCGATGACCGATCCCATACAGCCGTCGATATTCGAGCTCCAGGAAAACGGGCGAAGGTTTCCTCCAAACTTCTTGCATAGAAGCTGGGGCGACTTTCTCTACTGGGATACAGAGCTTGTAGACCAGTAA
- a CDS encoding alpha/beta hydrolase produces the protein MSALKSYTFGPAAGGAPTSMVILLHGVGADGQDLLGLAPVLAEKLPHTVFVSPDGAQPFDMAPMGRQWFSIREFTQEAMERGVKESAKIVDDFITEQRDHYGLKDENIALLGFSQGTMMALYVAPRRAQKLAGVLAYSGLLAGADGLNGDAICKLPIHLVHGGMDPVVPVGFYQMALQTLENKGFPVTGKMIPYLAHGIDDAAIETGSEFLQSHLGH, from the coding sequence ATGTCCGCATTGAAATCCTACACATTTGGTCCTGCCGCGGGCGGGGCACCGACATCCATGGTGATTTTGTTGCACGGTGTTGGCGCGGACGGACAGGATTTGCTGGGGTTGGCCCCGGTGCTGGCGGAAAAATTGCCGCATACGGTTTTTGTATCACCCGATGGCGCGCAACCATTTGATATGGCCCCGATGGGACGGCAATGGTTTTCCATCCGCGAATTTACGCAGGAGGCGATGGAGCGCGGTGTGAAAGAGAGTGCGAAAATCGTCGATGATTTTATTACGGAACAGCGGGACCATTACGGGCTGAAGGATGAAAATATCGCGTTGCTGGGCTTTTCCCAGGGCACGATGATGGCGCTTTATGTTGCGCCGCGCCGTGCGCAAAAGCTTGCCGGTGTGCTGGCTTATTCCGGTTTATTAGCGGGTGCTGATGGATTGAATGGTGATGCAATTTGCAAATTGCCCATTCATCTGGTGCATGGGGGAATGGACCCGGTCGTGCCCGTTGGGTTTTATCAAATGGCGTTACAGACGCTTGAAAACAAAGGGTTTCCAGTGACAGGGAAGATGATCCCGTATCTGGCGCATGGCATTGATGATGCCGCGATTGAAACGGGTTCGGAATTCCTGCAATCGCATTTAGGCCATTAA
- the gluQRS gene encoding tRNA glutamyl-Q(34) synthetase GluQRS, protein MTVSRFAPSPTGYLHIGHAWSALFSAAHGTMILRIEDIDTTRCKAEFETGLYDDLRWLGLTWPEPVRRQSDHFADYRAALARLDDMGLLYPCFCTRKDIQDEIARADSAPHDIATGPEGHLYPGTCRHLSADDRARKMDLGQSYALRLNMDAALATLTAPLTWHDRYRGPQTATPDILGDVVLARKDTPASYHLCVTLDDHIQNVDIVTRGEDLFYASHLHRLLQNLLDLNVPEWAHHPLLLDPDGKRFAKRNNAVTLHHMRTVEGKNRTDILTLVRDSLPIDGPWREHLPT, encoded by the coding sequence ATGACTGTCTCCCGCTTCGCCCCATCGCCCACCGGCTATCTGCATATCGGCCATGCCTGGTCCGCGCTGTTCAGCGCCGCCCACGGTACGATGATTTTGCGCATTGAGGACATCGACACAACACGATGCAAGGCGGAATTTGAAACCGGACTTTACGACGATCTGCGCTGGCTCGGCCTGACATGGCCGGAACCGGTACGACGCCAATCAGATCACTTTGCAGATTACCGCGCGGCGCTGGCGCGGCTGGATGATATGGGCCTGCTCTATCCCTGCTTCTGCACCCGCAAGGATATCCAGGATGAAATCGCCCGCGCTGATTCCGCCCCGCACGATATTGCAACGGGGCCGGAAGGCCACCTGTACCCCGGCACATGCCGCCATCTCTCCGCCGACGACCGCGCGCGAAAAATGGATCTGGGCCAGTCCTACGCCCTGCGCCTGAACATGGATGCCGCGCTGGCCACCCTCACGGCTCCGCTCACATGGCACGACCGCTATCGCGGCCCGCAAACCGCCACACCGGATATTTTGGGCGATGTTGTTCTGGCCCGCAAGGACACCCCCGCCAGCTATCATCTGTGCGTCACGCTGGATGACCATATCCAGAACGTGGACATTGTGACGCGCGGCGAAGACCTGTTCTACGCCTCACACCTGCATCGCCTGTTACAAAATCTTTTGGATTTAAATGTCCCTGAATGGGCGCACCACCCACTCCTGTTGGACCCGGACGGCAAACGCTTCGCCAAACGCAACAACGCCGTCACCCTGCACCATATGCGCACGGTTGAGGGAAAAAATCGGACTGACATCCTTACGCTTGTGCGGGACTCTCTACCAATTGACGGGCCGTGGCGCGAGCATCTACCCACTTAA
- a CDS encoding tail fiber domain-containing protein, with the protein MTDHRPENNIERNNTRDLAGDFRLTSQRRSERGNIFAALFGAVALIGVVGAASTALMRGPLSTVVTVNQRAKADTQMQLAAKLAIMEAAQQSAGGDCDADGYIEPLVPRGPSGSEPIPTNGGLIPGVIGATKTDPWGTEYGYCVWDMKDIGTGTCAAGLIDGPTVDAAANSSVVLAIISAGPDRAFQTACETYTANNDHVTQAGDDIVHTFTYDDARGLSDGLWTLKQGSPNVATIDKEIELSKAASFLSETSFQGGAKFDSGFLDLSAGGLMKLPTQATSGVCNVANTGVLRIDTSGGGQLLQICDPSADVILDPDGDKWVDIGGSGGVGGNIDGLTDGYSHGASRNLFLGSEDANLNVDPAQAISNVALGLGSGEAIVSGDNNTLLGNSAGYNITTGNNNVMIGSGAGGGVTTGSNNIIIGNSDALAAGTSNELRISNFIFGDISGGRLGIGGAPGAGYKLDVEGGTVNADRYEVAPNVFYSTSGSDLLLGTSNTTRLVIDSAGLVGIGMAPSEELDVAGDIRASESFYADEGNAGAPAYSFDGDADTGIFGSGAGDLAISTNGLQRLVVDSSGNVGIGEPSPGQALDVVGNGEFSGYVLGESFRVNSDSGLYEQGTGVSLNVGGAPALTVLASGEVGIGTTNPNMDLEVAGAIRIGDTANGCAAGTSGSIKYTSSGDALEYCSSDGNWYTIGASGGGGGGVGSPRISALQEAAATNIIDNANYTQTWRWDSLTTDNGLILGSSSITSGSILNIAGTNTGASAAALNVSTTSTTSGASAITGLASGAAGFVTGVIGQSDSGSGRGVYGYASATVGVNYGVQAISNGSNGYGLFARAASATGNTYGVYGDVNSPDGIGGYFQNLAGGWGLYSENDVGIGPNHYLNWGTTRGTTGYGIRDNNGIMEIKNSSGTWSPISSSSSVGGAPGSDSQVVYNSAGTLGADANFTWDRATARMGLGVASPTGRLQTGDTLYDTAVCPAGYVAGDFDGEGDVQDCVSVGLVVLPDGNVGVGTTAPNLMSAAREFSVSTGLASGAVGINLQGNVADGAAVGAIGAWNNSDLVSMIQFPHTGATGAIQFGVHNGTSMDLDAMILQSDGNIVLGDLAADAGLRLDVNGAVGATEYCDEDGLNCIDIADVSGAGGADTEVQFNSGGKLAGSPGFTWAEGSSALNVTGRVNITDRVNIAGQVGSAPQLMRLGDLTDVDTTGAVDGNAIIFDGTNWVVGTVGAGSIGAAGTDRQVQFNSNGALAADSRFVYTSAGDFIVGSYQFDDTTTGNEDARMVFNRSKGAFRAGRVALAQWDDANIGVNSAAFGLDTTASGLASFATGRAVTASGSYSFVSGQTGTASGTYSVAMGRQNTASGIASVALGHVTTASGANSFAAGNQTIASGLSSTAMGRSVVAGDGVALSGLGDGSLALGLIDDAVTITTPSQVTGIQSMGIFMGDQDGLVVSANNQMSLLGGTMVIDPRVPATNLTADTTFEVEGTIKISYSNEACDASREGSIRYMSNTDTFEVCAATASGWEEIGGNIEQVAGDPPVSNFVEDLNDLGDVVLSGSANGECLTYNGTNWINSACTSSAPSAAGADRQIQFNSNNSFAADANFVYTSEGSLIIGSSQMDDDSGSSDDNTKMFFDKDNAAFRAGFVGDDVFWDSANRGWASVALGQNTTASGQRAVAMGNFTQATGNQAFAVGENSIASGDSSMAFGADTEAGGYAATALGSTSRALGNRSLASGSASFAGGENSTALGHQTKASGYASTAMGTFSMATGEASTAMGEGTMATGRYGIAMGLAAVAGDGLFVGSDPEQGSQNPLVGEATMAIGLVTADNANNFLTVFPKVTGNQSLGIFMSAQEAVELADNNTMGLFGGKMVIDPRVPASNLSADTAFEVEGTIKIAYSGEACDASREGSIRYMSSTDTFEMCAVAANDWEAIGGGGTPGGVDTNVQFNSNGTLDGSSNFTWNEGTTTLDVNGVVSISDRLVLGGTAGNAPTYIALADLSDVDVSGVANGECLAYDGAQWTAAACGGGGGGATPGGADTYVQFNSNGALGGTADFTWDQGNTILSISGVVSVGEKIAMGGVAGNLPTYMGLNGLSDVDTTGVANGDALVYDGSEWVPGAAGATPGGANTYVQFNSNGELHGVAGFTWNNATTTLGVTGRINVSDRINITGQAGNAPNEMTIANLGDVALASPANGECLVYDGTNWENAACGGGGGGGAISGLTAATATNSINNGNYTQTWNWDSLTTETGLSLQSTSRTTGALLSLSAPATAGAGVGLLNINTTTTGGASVRGLSSIVTRNGGTSQNSSAVYGEINTVSGTNANGAAAVLGVSTGNAAAVSGVRGNHDGGGSGVMGTSVTGAAVFGTASDTSASNKGVYGSSASSAGYGVQGEATALSGTNFGVHGSSASATGYGVYGIATSTTGGAANYGVYGQSNGDTGRGVYGLANSATGVADGVFGQTNSTSGRGVYGLAVAGTGTTSGVFGQSASTSGRGITGYAAGASGATSGVWGEAASTTGRGVFGYNPNASGIGYGVYGQSGSSAGYGGYFTNTSTGVALHAQGDITYTGVLTDTSDIRLKTDIQQLDAQDVLARLDQIDTYSFRMRDNVSGQLELGVMAQEVEKVFPELVRTAKDEMGTKSVNYSGFVAPLIEATKTLKAENDNLKAELASLKTEQVAMMDSIDDLRADMNGMKAHTGYGIGKAGFGAGMVAGVIVILGGLGLAFMWNNTGLRRRRRAE; encoded by the coding sequence ATGACCGACCACCGGCCCGAGAATAATATTGAGCGTAATAATACTAGGGACCTAGCGGGGGACTTCCGTTTGACGTCACAGCGCAGAAGCGAGCGCGGGAATATTTTCGCCGCCCTGTTCGGGGCGGTCGCCCTCATTGGCGTTGTTGGTGCCGCATCCACCGCGCTGATGCGTGGCCCTCTTTCCACCGTTGTCACCGTAAACCAGAGAGCCAAAGCCGACACGCAAATGCAGTTGGCGGCGAAGCTTGCGATTATGGAGGCTGCACAACAGTCGGCGGGTGGCGATTGCGATGCTGATGGTTATATCGAGCCGTTGGTGCCGCGTGGCCCATCGGGTAGCGAACCCATTCCCACCAATGGTGGTTTGATCCCCGGTGTTATCGGCGCAACCAAAACCGACCCATGGGGAACGGAATACGGCTATTGCGTTTGGGACATGAAAGATATTGGTACGGGGACTTGCGCCGCCGGTCTGATTGATGGGCCAACTGTGGATGCCGCCGCCAACAGCTCTGTCGTGCTGGCAATTATTTCCGCGGGTCCCGACCGTGCATTCCAAACGGCTTGCGAAACGTATACGGCGAATAACGACCATGTGACGCAGGCGGGTGATGATATTGTTCACACCTTCACTTATGATGATGCACGTGGTTTGTCTGATGGCCTGTGGACGTTGAAGCAGGGCAGTCCGAATGTTGCAACCATCGATAAAGAAATCGAACTGAGCAAGGCCGCAAGCTTCCTGAGCGAAACCAGCTTCCAGGGTGGTGCAAAGTTTGACAGCGGCTTCCTTGATTTGAGCGCGGGCGGTTTGATGAAACTGCCGACGCAGGCAACGTCCGGCGTTTGTAACGTTGCCAACACGGGCGTGTTGCGCATCGATACATCTGGCGGTGGCCAGCTGTTGCAGATTTGCGATCCCTCCGCGGACGTTATTCTGGACCCGGATGGGGACAAGTGGGTTGATATCGGTGGATCGGGCGGCGTTGGCGGCAATATTGACGGGCTGACCGATGGATATAGCCATGGCGCTAGCCGTAACTTGTTTCTTGGTTCTGAAGACGCCAACCTGAACGTAGATCCTGCGCAGGCGATCAGTAACGTAGCGCTGGGCTTGGGCTCGGGCGAAGCTATAGTGTCGGGCGATAACAATACGTTGTTGGGTAACTCGGCCGGTTACAATATTACAACCGGTAACAACAACGTAATGATAGGCTCGGGTGCTGGGGGTGGTGTTACGACGGGTTCGAACAACATCATCATTGGTAATTCGGATGCGCTTGCTGCTGGTACGAGCAATGAACTGCGTATCAGCAATTTCATTTTTGGTGATATTTCTGGTGGTCGCCTTGGTATAGGGGGCGCGCCGGGTGCTGGATATAAGCTTGATGTTGAAGGCGGTACCGTGAATGCGGATCGCTATGAAGTTGCTCCTAACGTTTTCTACAGCACCAGTGGGTCAGATCTTCTTCTTGGGACGTCGAACACAACGCGCTTGGTGATCGACAGTGCCGGCCTTGTCGGTATTGGTATGGCACCGTCTGAAGAGCTGGATGTTGCTGGCGATATTCGTGCGAGCGAAAGTTTCTATGCTGATGAGGGAAATGCGGGCGCTCCTGCTTATTCGTTTGATGGCGATGCGGATACGGGTATTTTTGGCTCAGGAGCCGGCGATTTGGCCATTTCCACGAATGGTCTGCAACGCCTCGTCGTCGATTCATCCGGGAACGTTGGTATCGGTGAACCGTCACCGGGGCAGGCGTTGGATGTTGTCGGGAATGGTGAATTTTCTGGTTATGTTCTGGGTGAATCGTTCCGTGTAAATTCCGACTCCGGTTTGTATGAACAGGGCACGGGCGTGTCGCTGAATGTCGGCGGTGCGCCGGCGTTGACGGTTTTGGCGTCTGGTGAAGTGGGTATCGGCACAACAAATCCGAATATGGATTTGGAAGTTGCTGGTGCAATCCGTATCGGTGATACGGCCAATGGTTGCGCGGCTGGAACATCCGGTTCGATCAAATACACCAGTTCCGGCGATGCGCTGGAATATTGCTCGTCCGATGGCAATTGGTACACGATCGGTGCGTCTGGCGGCGGTGGCGGTGGCGTTGGTTCCCCGCGCATCAGCGCGTTGCAGGAAGCGGCGGCGACCAACATCATCGACAACGCGAACTACACGCAGACATGGCGCTGGGATTCTCTGACGACGGATAACGGCCTGATTTTGGGATCGTCGTCAATCACATCAGGCAGCATCCTGAATATCGCCGGAACGAACACGGGAGCATCGGCGGCGGCGCTGAATGTTTCAACGACATCGACGACATCGGGTGCATCGGCGATCACTGGTCTTGCCAGCGGGGCAGCAGGATTTGTAACGGGCGTTATTGGTCAAAGCGATAGTGGCAGCGGCCGCGGTGTGTATGGTTATGCCAGCGCCACGGTAGGTGTGAACTACGGTGTTCAGGCGATCAGTAATGGTTCTAACGGATATGGTCTTTTTGCTCGCGCGGCATCAGCGACGGGCAACACGTATGGCGTTTATGGTGATGTGAACAGCCCTGATGGTATTGGTGGTTACTTCCAAAACCTTGCTGGTGGCTGGGGTCTGTATTCGGAAAATGATGTTGGTATCGGGCCGAACCATTACCTGAACTGGGGTACAACGCGTGGTACGACCGGGTACGGTATCCGCGACAATAACGGCATCATGGAAATCAAGAACAGCAGCGGCACATGGTCGCCGATTTCCAGCAGCAGCAGTGTTGGTGGCGCGCCCGGTTCTGACAGCCAGGTTGTTTATAACAGCGCCGGTACGCTGGGTGCTGATGCAAATTTCACATGGGACCGCGCAACCGCGCGCATGGGCCTTGGTGTAGCATCGCCAACGGGCCGTCTGCAAACGGGTGATACGCTGTATGATACGGCCGTGTGCCCGGCGGGTTATGTCGCGGGTGATTTTGACGGCGAAGGCGATGTGCAGGATTGCGTGTCCGTCGGTCTGGTTGTTTTGCCGGATGGTAATGTCGGTGTGGGAACAACAGCGCCGAATTTGATGAGTGCCGCGCGCGAATTTTCTGTGTCCACGGGGTTGGCTTCGGGCGCGGTTGGGATCAATCTGCAGGGTAATGTGGCCGATGGTGCCGCCGTTGGTGCGATCGGGGCGTGGAATAATTCTGATCTGGTGTCGATGATCCAGTTCCCGCATACAGGCGCGACAGGGGCGATCCAGTTTGGCGTACATAACGGTACGTCCATGGATCTGGATGCCATGATCCTGCAATCCGACGGGAATATCGTTCTGGGTGATCTGGCGGCGGATGCGGGCCTGCGTCTGGACGTCAACGGCGCGGTCGGTGCAACGGAATATTGCGATGAAGATGGTTTGAATTGTATCGACATCGCCGACGTATCCGGTGCCGGTGGGGCTGATACGGAAGTGCAGTTTAACAGCGGCGGGAAACTGGCCGGTTCGCCGGGCTTTACCTGGGCGGAAGGCTCCAGCGCGTTGAACGTTACGGGCCGCGTGAATATCACTGACCGCGTCAACATCGCGGGACAGGTCGGCAGCGCTCCGCAATTGATGCGCCTGGGTGATCTGACCGATGTGGATACAACGGGTGCTGTGGACGGTAATGCCATCATATTTGACGGCACAAACTGGGTTGTGGGGACGGTCGGCGCTGGTTCGATCGGTGCCGCCGGTACGGATCGCCAGGTCCAGTTTAATTCGAATGGAGCGTTGGCGGCGGATTCGAGATTTGTTTATACATCTGCCGGCGATTTTATTGTTGGTTCGTACCAGTTCGATGACACAACCACCGGAAATGAAGATGCACGGATGGTCTTTAATCGTTCCAAAGGTGCATTCCGCGCCGGCCGCGTTGCCTTGGCGCAATGGGATGATGCCAACATCGGAGTGAACAGCGCTGCATTTGGTCTGGATACGACTGCCAGTGGTCTCGCCAGCTTTGCAACGGGACGTGCTGTTACTGCGAGCGGTTCGTATAGTTTTGTTTCTGGTCAGACCGGCACAGCCAGCGGTACATACAGCGTGGCCATGGGGCGGCAAAATACGGCCAGTGGTATAGCAAGCGTTGCATTGGGTCATGTGACAACGGCCAGTGGTGCCAACAGCTTTGCGGCTGGTAACCAGACGATAGCCAGCGGTCTTTCCAGCACAGCCATGGGCCGTAGTGTTGTGGCTGGTGACGGTGTGGCGCTCAGCGGTTTGGGAGATGGATCTCTGGCTCTTGGTTTGATTGATGATGCTGTGACCATCACGACTCCATCCCAGGTCACCGGCATTCAATCCATGGGTATTTTCATGGGTGATCAGGATGGATTGGTTGTATCGGCCAATAACCAGATGAGCCTGCTCGGCGGTACAATGGTGATCGACCCGCGTGTTCCGGCGACGAACCTGACGGCGGATACAACCTTCGAAGTCGAAGGCACAATCAAAATTTCCTACAGCAACGAAGCCTGTGACGCATCGCGCGAAGGCTCCATCCGTTACATGAGCAATACCGACACCTTCGAAGTCTGCGCGGCAACGGCCAGCGGATGGGAAGAAATTGGCGGCAATATTGAACAGGTCGCGGGCGATCCCCCGGTCAGCAACTTTGTCGAAGATCTGAATGATCTGGGCGATGTCGTGTTGTCTGGTTCCGCAAACGGTGAATGCTTGACCTATAACGGTACAAACTGGATCAACAGTGCCTGTACATCCAGCGCCCCAAGCGCCGCGGGTGCGGATCGTCAGATTCAGTTTAACTCCAACAATTCATTCGCGGCTGATGCCAACTTTGTTTACACGTCCGAAGGAAGCCTGATCATCGGTTCTTCTCAAATGGATGATGATTCCGGTTCGTCCGATGATAATACGAAGATGTTCTTTGATAAGGACAACGCTGCATTCCGGGCCGGATTTGTCGGTGATGACGTGTTCTGGGATTCCGCGAACCGCGGGTGGGCGAGCGTGGCCTTGGGGCAAAATACAACGGCCAGCGGCCAGCGCGCCGTCGCCATGGGTAATTTCACCCAGGCCACCGGGAACCAGGCCTTCGCCGTCGGTGAAAATTCAATTGCCAGTGGTGATTCATCCATGGCTTTCGGGGCCGATACCGAAGCGGGCGGCTACGCGGCAACGGCGTTGGGGAGCACGTCTCGGGCTCTGGGTAACCGCAGCCTTGCCAGCGGTAGCGCATCCTTTGCAGGCGGTGAGAACAGTACGGCCCTGGGGCATCAAACGAAGGCGTCTGGTTATGCCAGCACCGCAATGGGGACGTTTTCAATGGCCACGGGCGAGGCCTCGACCGCGATGGGTGAGGGAACCATGGCCACTGGTCGATACGGTATTGCCATGGGGCTTGCCGCTGTTGCCGGTGATGGATTGTTTGTAGGCTCTGACCCTGAACAGGGAAGCCAAAACCCATTGGTGGGTGAAGCCACAATGGCCATCGGTCTTGTGACTGCGGACAATGCGAATAATTTCCTTACGGTCTTCCCGAAAGTGACTGGGAATCAATCGCTGGGTATCTTTATGAGCGCTCAAGAGGCCGTCGAATTGGCCGATAACAACACCATGGGCTTGTTCGGCGGTAAAATGGTGATCGACCCGCGTGTTCCGGCGTCGAACCTGTCCGCCGATACCGCGTTTGAAGTGGAAGGCACGATCAAGATTGCCTATAGCGGGGAGGCGTGCGATGCCAGCCGCGAAGGTTCCATCCGTTACATGTCCAGCACCGACACATTTGAAATGTGCGCCGTGGCGGCCAATGATTGGGAAGCGATTGGCGGTGGCGGAACGCCGGGCGGTGTGGATACCAACGTTCAATTTAATTCCAACGGTACGCTGGACGGGTCTTCGAACTTCACATGGAATGAAGGCACCACAACGCTGGACGTAAACGGCGTGGTCAGCATCAGCGACCGTCTGGTTCTGGGTGGCACGGCGGGTAACGCACCGACCTATATTGCTCTGGCCGATTTGTCCGATGTTGACGTGTCGGGCGTGGCGAATGGTGAATGTCTGGCCTATGATGGTGCGCAATGGACTGCGGCGGCTTGCGGTGGTGGTGGCGGCGGTGCGACTCCGGGCGGGGCTGATACGTATGTTCAGTTTAATTCCAACGGCGCGTTGGGCGGCACGGCGGATTTCACATGGGATCAGGGTAATACGATCCTGAGCATCAGCGGCGTGGTCAGCGTCGGTGAAAAAATTGCCATGGGCGGCGTGGCCGGGAACCTGCCGACCTATATGGGCCTGAATGGGTTGTCCGATGTGGATACGACGGGCGTGGCCAATGGTGATGCGCTGGTCTATGACGGGTCCGAATGGGTTCCGGGGGCTGCCGGGGCAACGCCGGGCGGTGCCAATACTTATGTTCAGTTTAATTCGAATGGCGAATTGCATGGCGTTGCTGGTTTCACATGGAATAACGCCACCACCACGTTGGGCGTAACGGGCCGCATTAACGTATCCGACCGCATCAATATCACGGGTCAGGCCGGGAACGCCCCGAATGAAATGACCATCGCCAATCTGGGCGACGTCGCGTTGGCCAGCCCGGCGAACGGTGAATGTCTGGTTTATGACGGCACGAACTGGGAAAACGCGGCCTGCGGTGGCGGCGGCGGTGGTGGTGCAATCAGCGGGCTGACCGCGGCCACTGCAACAAACAGCATTAATAATGGGAATTATACGCAAACCTGGAATTGGGATTCTTTAACCACTGAAACGGGTTTGTCGTTGCAATCGACCTCGCGTACGACGGGTGCGCTTTTGTCCTTGTCTGCACCGGCCACGGCGGGCGCGGGCGTGGGGCTACTTAATATCAACACAACGACGACAGGGGGAGCGAGCGTTCGTGGTCTGTCGTCGATTGTGACCAGAAATGGCGGTACCTCCCAAAACAGTTCCGCAGTTTACGGTGAGATTAATACAGTTTCAGGAACAAACGCGAATGGTGCTGCGGCTGTGCTCGGGGTTTCAACGGGCAATGCTGCGGCCGTGTCGGGCGTTCGAGGAAACCATGATGGGGGCGGTTCAGGGGTTATGGGGACCTCGGTTACCGGTGCTGCGGTATTTGGTACAGCATCGGACACATCTGCCAGCAACAAAGGTGTTTATGGTTCATCGGCTAGCTCTGCGGGTTATGGTGTGCAGGGTGAGGCTACGGCACTGAGTGGCACCAACTTTGGCGTTCATGGTTCGTCTGCCAGTGCAACGGGGTATGGTGTTTATGGTATCGCCACGTCAACGACCGGCGGCGCGGCGAACTATGGCGTTTATGGCCAGTCGAACGGTGATACGGGCCGCGGCGTTTATGGTTTGGCGAACTCTGCGACTGGTGTGGCGGATGGTGTGTTCGGTCAAACCAACAGTACTTCCGGCCGTGGTGTTTATGGTTTGGCCGTGGCAGGAACGGGCACGACCTCAGGTGTTTTCGGTCAATCGGCCAGCACAAGCGGTCGCGGTATCACAGGTTATGCTGCTGGCGCAAGCGGGGCCACCAGTGGTGTATGGGGCGAGGCTGCAAGCACGACGGGCCGCGGCGTGTTTGGTTACAACCCGAATGCATCGGGTATTGGTTATGGTGTTTACGGTCAATCTGGCAGTTCCGCTGGGTATGGCGGTTACTTCACAAACACCAGCACCGGTGTTGCACTGCATGCCCAAGGCGACATTACGTACACCGGTGTTCTGACTGATACATCGGATATTCGTTTGAAAACCGACATCCAGCAACTGGATGCGCAGGACGTTCTGGCCCGTCTGGATCAGATCGACACCTACAGCTTCCGCATGCGCGATAATGTTTCCGGCCAACTGGAGCTGGGTGTGATGGCGCAGGAAGTGGAAAAAGTGTTCCCCGAACTGGTGCGCACGGCCAAGGATGAAATGGGCACGAAATCGGTCAACTATAGCGGATTCGTTGCGCCGCTGATCGAGGCGACCAAGACACTGAAAGCCGAGAACGACAATCTGAAAGCAGAACTGGCGTCGCTGAAAACCGAACAGGTTGCGATGATGGATTCGATTGATGATCTGCGCGCGGATATGAATGGCATGAAGGCGCATACGGGATATGGCATCGGCAAAGCTGGCTTTGGTGCCGGTATGGTTGCGGGTGTGATTGTTATTCTCGGTGGTTTGGGTCTGGCCTTTATGTGGAACAACACGGGCCTGCGTCGTCGCCGCAGAGCCGAATAA
- a CDS encoding disulfide bond formation protein B, with amino-acid sequence MAPCVLCIYQRWPYAAIIVIGLTAFVLARRGHAKPAAALIFITALIFIGETLLAAYHVGVEYHWWASAFEGCSTGFDVTGGGSILDKIESTAAVRCDAVAWSLFGISMAGYNAIIAFAMGIYAIVASIMVTRKANGF; translated from the coding sequence TTGGCCCCATGCGTGTTGTGCATCTATCAACGCTGGCCCTATGCCGCGATCATCGTGATTGGACTGACCGCCTTCGTTCTGGCCCGACGCGGTCACGCCAAACCGGCCGCCGCGCTGATTTTTATCACCGCACTGATCTTTATCGGCGAAACGCTGCTCGCCGCCTACCATGTTGGTGTTGAATATCATTGGTGGGCATCCGCATTCGAAGGATGCTCCACCGGATTTGATGTCACGGGCGGCGGATCCATTCTGGATAAAATAGAAAGCACCGCGGCTGTACGCTGCGATGCTGTGGCATGGTCGTTGTTTGGAATTTCAATGGCGGGCTATAACGCGATCATCGCTTTCGCCATGGGGATTTATGCGATCGTCGCATCCATCATGGTCACGCGCAAAGCCAATGGGTTTTAA